Proteins from a single region of Synechococcus sp. WH 8109:
- a CDS encoding 30S ribosomal protein S1 produces the protein MSATPTEDQIQDQVQDANATEASAETAAAEQAFEAEDLSIPEDVPTADDPSSRAASRSLDDAGFTLDEFAALLSKYDYNFKPGDIVNGTVFALESKGAMIDIGAKTAAFMPLQEVSINRVEGLSDVLQPGEIREFFIMSEENEDGQLALSIRRIEYQRAWERVRQLQKEDATIYSEVFATNRGGALVRVEGLRGFIPGSHISTRKPKEELVADFLPLKFLEVDEERNRLVLSHRRALVERKMNRLEVGEVVVGTVRGIKPYGAFIDIGGVSGLLHISEISHEHIETPHSVLNVNDQMKVMIIDLDAERGRISLSTKALEPEPGDMLTDPQKVFEKAEEMAARYKQMLMEQAEEGEDPISSMMI, from the coding sequence ATGTCTGCGACTCCGACAGAAGATCAGATCCAGGATCAGGTTCAGGACGCGAACGCCACAGAAGCCTCTGCAGAAACCGCCGCCGCCGAACAGGCGTTTGAGGCTGAGGACCTCAGCATTCCTGAAGACGTCCCCACCGCGGATGATCCAAGCAGCCGCGCAGCTAGCCGCAGCCTGGACGACGCCGGATTCACCCTGGATGAGTTCGCGGCTCTCCTCAGCAAGTACGACTACAACTTCAAGCCTGGCGACATCGTCAACGGCACGGTCTTCGCCCTGGAATCGAAGGGCGCCATGATCGACATCGGCGCCAAGACGGCTGCCTTCATGCCTCTGCAAGAGGTGTCGATCAACCGGGTCGAAGGTCTGAGCGACGTGCTCCAGCCCGGCGAGATCCGTGAGTTCTTCATCATGAGTGAGGAGAACGAAGATGGTCAGCTGGCGCTGTCGATCCGTCGGATCGAATACCAGCGGGCATGGGAGCGGGTCCGCCAGCTCCAGAAGGAAGACGCCACCATCTACTCCGAAGTGTTTGCCACCAACCGTGGTGGTGCCTTGGTGCGCGTGGAAGGTCTTCGGGGCTTCATCCCCGGATCCCACATCAGCACCCGCAAGCCGAAGGAAGAACTGGTTGCCGACTTCCTGCCTCTGAAGTTCCTCGAGGTGGACGAAGAGCGCAACCGCCTGGTGCTCAGCCACCGCCGCGCCCTGGTGGAGCGGAAGATGAATCGCCTGGAAGTGGGCGAAGTTGTGGTGGGTACCGTCCGCGGCATCAAGCCCTACGGCGCCTTCATCGACATCGGTGGTGTCAGCGGTCTGCTGCACATTTCTGAGATCAGCCACGAGCACATCGAGACTCCCCACTCGGTGCTGAACGTGAATGATCAGATGAAAGTGATGATTATCGATCTGGATGCCGAGCGCGGCCGGATTTCGTTGTCCACGAAGGCTCTCGAGCCAGAACCCGGCGACATGCTCACAGACCCCCAGAAGGTGTTCGAAAAGGCCGAGGAAATGGCTGCTCGCTACAAGCAGATGCTGATGGAGCAGGCCGAAGAGGGCGAAGATCCGATCAGCTCCATGATGATCTGA
- a CDS encoding 2Fe-2S iron-sulfur cluster-binding protein yields the protein MPVIRFVREGRDVECYPGENLREVARREGIELYGLKGQLGNCGGCGQCITCFVSVVDEDNADALTARTAVEDSKLRRRPQEWRLACQALVEKSVMVLTRPQVRLANADSRLAAARQAPLPAGPTAWPAPPVSELDEEDQDAVDEDGRDAKAATAGDEA from the coding sequence ATGCCCGTTATCAGGTTCGTTCGCGAAGGGCGTGATGTGGAGTGTTACCCCGGCGAGAATCTGCGTGAGGTAGCCCGGCGCGAGGGCATCGAGCTCTACGGACTTAAGGGGCAGCTGGGCAACTGCGGAGGGTGTGGACAATGCATCACCTGCTTCGTCTCCGTGGTCGACGAAGACAACGCAGATGCGCTGACGGCACGCACTGCCGTCGAAGACAGCAAGTTGCGCCGCAGACCCCAGGAGTGGCGTCTGGCATGCCAGGCCCTGGTGGAAAAGTCCGTCATGGTTCTCACCCGGCCTCAGGTGAGGCTCGCCAATGCCGATTCGAGACTGGCTGCGGCCAGGCAGGCGCCGCTGCCGGCGGGTCCCACGGCATGGCCAGCGCCTCCGGTAAGTGAGCTCGATGAGGAGGACCAGGATGCGGTCGATGAGGACGGCCGAGATGCCAAGGCTGCTACCGCCGGTGACGAGGCCTAA
- the psbM gene encoding photosystem II reaction center protein PsbM — protein sequence METNDLGFVASLLFILVPAIFLIVLYIGTQNNEA from the coding sequence ATGGAAACCAACGATCTCGGATTCGTCGCCAGCCTCCTGTTCATCCTGGTTCCGGCGATCTTCCTGATCGTGCTCTACATCGGCACGCAGAACAACGAGGCCTGA
- a CDS encoding DUF2470 domain-containing protein, translating into MPADPLTDAVSTRICKHMNDDHAEAVLAYAKHYGGVSNPAAARMVSVKAETMELEVDGASVSIAFDHALTDSEDAHRTLVAMLRAMPKEGA; encoded by the coding sequence ATGCCTGCAGACCCCCTTACTGATGCCGTCAGCACACGGATCTGCAAACACATGAACGACGACCATGCCGAAGCGGTGCTGGCCTACGCCAAGCACTACGGCGGCGTCAGCAATCCCGCTGCAGCACGCATGGTGTCTGTGAAAGCAGAAACAATGGAACTGGAGGTGGATGGCGCCAGCGTCAGCATTGCCTTCGATCACGCCCTCACTGACAGCGAAGACGCCCACCGCACCTTGGTGGCGATGCTGCGGGCGATGCCCAAAGAAGGCGCCTGA
- a CDS encoding FGGY-family carbohydrate kinase, translated as MTDSPLVLGIDLGTSGIRTAVVAANGAVLDSRSQAYGGDFANPHSWREGCGNLIRAIPAQLRCLLKALAVDGTSGTLLACDRDGSPLGKALAYSQSCPELQSALQPLVDPSSPAASCSGSLARALRLLNCHGEAILLRHQADWISGWLLNDWRWGEEGNNLRLGWDLITNSWPARFAEQPWRQSLPEIRPSGSILGTIAPEQAKALGLANDLIVVAGTTDSNAAVLAADPGPGDGITVLGTTLVMKCFTEKPLHAPGVTSHRVGGRWLCGGASNAGAGVLRRFYSDDQLSELSRQINPDTDSGLRLRPLPAPGERFPVDDPELVPVLEPRPVSDALYLHGLLEGLAEIEVQGWHRLNELGAAAPQRIISIGGGACNPQWRRLRERRLGCFVTSCQTPPAAGVARLAQQALAG; from the coding sequence ATGACGGATTCACCGCTGGTGCTCGGAATCGACCTGGGCACCAGCGGCATCCGCACAGCCGTTGTGGCCGCTAACGGCGCGGTTCTCGACAGCAGATCCCAGGCCTACGGCGGAGACTTCGCCAACCCCCATAGCTGGCGCGAAGGCTGTGGGAACCTAATCAGGGCAATCCCAGCCCAGCTGAGATGCCTGCTGAAAGCACTTGCCGTGGATGGCACCTCCGGCACACTGCTGGCCTGTGATCGCGATGGGTCCCCACTGGGAAAAGCACTGGCCTACTCCCAGAGCTGCCCTGAGCTGCAGTCAGCTCTGCAGCCTTTGGTGGATCCCAGCAGTCCGGCGGCCAGCTGCAGCGGCAGCCTGGCCCGAGCCTTGCGTCTGCTCAACTGCCATGGCGAGGCGATCCTGCTGCGGCATCAAGCCGACTGGATCAGCGGATGGCTGCTGAACGATTGGCGCTGGGGGGAAGAAGGCAACAATCTGCGTCTGGGTTGGGATCTGATCACGAACAGCTGGCCAGCCCGTTTTGCCGAACAGCCCTGGAGGCAGTCACTGCCTGAGATCCGTCCCAGCGGCAGCATTCTCGGGACGATCGCACCGGAGCAGGCCAAGGCCTTGGGCCTGGCGAACGATCTGATCGTCGTTGCCGGCACAACGGATTCCAATGCCGCCGTGCTCGCCGCCGATCCGGGGCCCGGAGATGGGATCACCGTACTGGGAACCACGCTGGTGATGAAGTGCTTCACCGAAAAGCCCCTCCACGCCCCGGGCGTCACCAGCCATCGCGTGGGTGGACGCTGGCTCTGTGGAGGCGCCTCCAATGCAGGGGCCGGTGTGCTGCGGCGTTTTTACAGCGACGACCAACTCAGCGAACTGAGCCGCCAGATCAACCCAGACACCGACAGCGGACTCCGCCTGCGGCCACTTCCCGCTCCAGGAGAACGCTTCCCTGTGGATGATCCAGAACTAGTGCCGGTGCTTGAGCCGCGTCCGGTGAGCGATGCCCTCTACCTCCATGGACTGCTGGAGGGTCTCGCCGAGATCGAAGTGCAGGGGTGGCACCGCCTGAATGAGCTGGGTGCTGCCGCACCCCAAAGAATCATCAGCATCGGCGGTGGAGCATGCAATCCCCAATGGCGACGGCTGCGAGAGCGCCGTCTCGGCTGCTTTGTAACGAGTTGCCAAACACCCCCCGCTGCAGGGGTGGCACGACTGGCCCAACAGGCCCTGGCCGGGTGA
- the metK gene encoding methionine adenosyltransferase codes for MSRYVFTSESVTEGHPDKICDQVSDAVLDALLAQDPASRVACETVVNTGLCMITGEVTSKAQVDFIHLVRNVIKEIGYSGARAGGFDANSCAVLVALDQQSPDIAQGVNEADDHAGDPLDLVGAGDQGIMFGYACNETPELMPLPISLAHRLSRRLAEARHNGTLGYLLPDGKTQVSVVYENDKPVSIDTILISTQHTAEVDGISDEQGIRERITEDLWTHVVEPATADLALKPSREATKYLVNPTGKFVVGGPQGDAGLTGRKIIVDTYGGYARHGGGAFSGKDPTKVDRSAAYAARYVAKCLVAAGLAERAEVQLSYAIGVAQPVSILVESFGTSALANDALTALVQEHFDLRPGAIIETFGLRNLPQQRGGRFYQDTAAYGHFGRNDLNAPWEDVTAKSLELKQVAAA; via the coding sequence ATGAGCCGATACGTCTTTACGTCCGAGTCCGTCACGGAAGGGCATCCCGACAAGATCTGCGACCAAGTAAGCGACGCTGTTCTCGATGCTCTGCTAGCCCAGGATCCCGCCAGCCGTGTGGCCTGCGAGACCGTTGTGAACACGGGGCTCTGCATGATCACCGGTGAGGTGACCTCCAAGGCGCAGGTGGATTTCATCCACCTGGTGCGCAACGTGATTAAGGAGATCGGTTACAGCGGAGCCCGGGCCGGTGGATTCGATGCCAACAGCTGTGCGGTGCTGGTGGCTCTCGACCAACAGTCCCCCGACATTGCCCAGGGCGTGAACGAGGCCGACGACCACGCCGGTGATCCCCTTGATCTAGTGGGTGCCGGCGACCAGGGAATCATGTTCGGCTACGCCTGCAACGAGACCCCCGAGCTGATGCCGTTGCCAATCAGCCTGGCCCACAGACTGTCGCGCCGCCTGGCGGAAGCGCGCCACAACGGAACCCTGGGTTACCTGCTTCCCGATGGCAAAACCCAGGTGAGCGTCGTCTACGAAAACGACAAGCCCGTCTCGATCGACACGATCCTGATCTCCACCCAGCACACCGCTGAAGTTGACGGGATCAGTGATGAGCAGGGCATCCGCGAGCGCATCACCGAAGACCTCTGGACCCATGTGGTGGAGCCGGCGACCGCCGATCTGGCCCTCAAACCCTCCCGCGAGGCCACCAAGTATCTGGTGAACCCCACCGGCAAGTTCGTTGTGGGCGGCCCTCAGGGCGATGCCGGTCTCACAGGCCGCAAGATCATCGTGGACACCTACGGCGGCTATGCCCGCCACGGCGGTGGTGCTTTCTCTGGCAAGGACCCCACCAAGGTGGACCGTTCGGCCGCCTACGCCGCGCGCTACGTAGCCAAGTGCCTTGTGGCCGCAGGGCTCGCCGAACGGGCCGAAGTGCAGCTGAGCTACGCCATCGGCGTGGCTCAGCCCGTGTCGATCCTGGTGGAATCCTTCGGCACCAGCGCACTCGCCAATGATGCCCTTACCGCCTTGGTGCAGGAGCACTTCGATCTGCGCCCCGGCGCCATCATCGAGACCTTCGGTCTGCGCAACCTTCCCCAGCAACGGGGCGGCCGTTTCTATCAGGACACTGCTGCTTACGGCCATTTCGGACGCAACGACCTCAACGCTCCCTGGGAAGACGTGACAGCGAAAAGCCTGGAGCTGAAGCAGGTCGCCGCGGCCTGA
- a CDS encoding universal stress protein, with product MFRNLLIADSGKGHVEEMIRMLQDIPSLKAAKINLLHVVSEQSKSQSDGHRDEAENLLNSAITRMGLSPSSVSTLIREGDTKQTVLKVADDVQADLIVMGSRGLGRLQSILANSTSQYVFQLSTRPMLLVRDDLYVKHVNRVMVTIDGTGVGDDALRTACELVREIPGGTLTGVHVVRQESAPSRGGRTKADEVLDAAVQRARGFGVDMKAIHTEGKDIGRSVCLAASECNADLVVIASQDRRPLVARGLVDLDKLLGGSVSDYIRVHAPAPVLLVREPEQG from the coding sequence GTGTTCAGGAACCTTCTGATTGCCGACTCGGGCAAGGGTCACGTCGAGGAAATGATCCGGATGCTCCAGGACATTCCCAGCTTGAAGGCCGCAAAAATCAATTTGCTGCATGTGGTCTCGGAACAAAGCAAGTCGCAATCCGACGGCCATCGCGACGAAGCAGAAAACCTCTTGAACAGCGCAATCACACGCATGGGACTCAGCCCATCAAGCGTGAGCACCTTGATTCGCGAGGGCGACACCAAGCAGACCGTGCTCAAGGTTGCCGATGACGTTCAGGCCGACCTGATCGTGATGGGATCCCGCGGACTGGGACGCCTTCAATCGATCCTGGCCAACAGCACCAGCCAATACGTCTTTCAGCTGTCCACGCGGCCGATGCTGCTCGTGCGGGATGACCTCTACGTCAAGCATGTCAACCGCGTGATGGTGACGATCGACGGAACAGGCGTTGGGGACGACGCTCTGCGGACGGCCTGCGAACTGGTGCGTGAAATCCCTGGCGGAACACTCACCGGTGTTCATGTCGTACGCCAGGAGTCAGCACCCTCCCGGGGAGGCCGCACAAAAGCAGACGAGGTCCTTGACGCCGCTGTTCAGCGGGCCAGGGGTTTCGGTGTTGACATGAAAGCCATCCACACCGAAGGGAAGGACATCGGTCGCAGCGTTTGCTTGGCTGCATCGGAATGCAACGCCGACCTCGTGGTCATCGCCTCTCAGGACCGACGTCCTCTTGTCGCCAGAGGGCTGGTGGATTTGGACAAGCTTCTGGGCGGATCAGTCAGCGACTACATCCGAGTGCACGCACCAGCCCCTGTGCTGCTGGTGCGTGAGCCTGAACAGGGCTGA
- the nrdR gene encoding transcriptional regulator NrdR, which produces MQCPSCQNTDSRVLESRAADGGRSVRRRRECLNCEFRFTTYERVETVPITVIKRNGNREIFSRSKLLHGLNRACEKTGLDTSRLESLVEELELKLQQRTGKEVSSTEIGEFVLSDLKQISEVAYIRFASVYRQFRGIDDFVSTLETLNADQEQNHLATVR; this is translated from the coding sequence ATGCAGTGTCCCTCCTGCCAAAACACAGATAGTCGCGTTCTCGAATCCAGGGCAGCGGATGGTGGACGCAGCGTGAGACGACGGCGTGAATGCCTCAACTGTGAATTTCGCTTCACCACCTACGAACGGGTGGAGACCGTTCCGATCACGGTGATCAAACGCAACGGCAACCGGGAAATCTTCAGTCGCAGCAAATTGCTGCATGGCTTGAATCGAGCTTGCGAGAAAACGGGCTTGGACACCTCTCGGCTCGAATCCCTCGTGGAAGAACTCGAACTGAAACTCCAGCAACGCACCGGCAAAGAAGTCAGCAGCACTGAGATCGGTGAATTCGTGCTGAGTGATCTCAAGCAGATCAGCGAAGTCGCCTACATCCGGTTCGCATCCGTCTACCGCCAGTTCCGTGGCATTGACGATTTCGTGTCGACCCTGGAAACACTGAACGCCGATCAGGAACAGAACCATCTGGCCACCGTGCGTTGA
- a CDS encoding photosystem II reaction center protein T, whose amino-acid sequence MESFAYVLILTLAIATLFFAIAFRDPPKIGK is encoded by the coding sequence ATGGAAAGCTTCGCTTACGTCCTCATCCTTACCCTTGCGATTGCAACCCTCTTCTTCGCAATCGCCTTCCGCGATCCGCCGAAAATCGGTAAGTGA
- a CDS encoding thioesterase family protein produces MYTLTKCVLPHHTDYAGVMWHGAYVQWLEEARVEALQAAGLGYAAMTAMGVDMPVVSLHLDYRHPLRHGDEVCVESRCPGQQGVRWPWVSRFVCRNTVVAEASVNLVMVREGRVLRRVPAQLQEVMDQLVRQAP; encoded by the coding sequence ATGTACACCCTGACCAAGTGTGTGCTCCCGCATCACACCGATTACGCCGGTGTGATGTGGCATGGGGCCTATGTGCAGTGGCTTGAGGAGGCCAGGGTTGAGGCCCTCCAGGCTGCGGGCCTTGGCTATGCCGCCATGACCGCGATGGGTGTCGATATGCCGGTGGTGTCCCTTCACCTGGATTACCGCCATCCGCTGCGGCACGGCGACGAAGTGTGTGTTGAAAGCCGATGCCCTGGTCAGCAGGGGGTGCGCTGGCCATGGGTCTCTCGCTTTGTCTGCAGAAACACTGTGGTTGCGGAGGCGTCGGTAAATCTGGTGATGGTGCGTGAGGGGCGCGTGCTCAGGCGCGTGCCGGCGCAGCTGCAGGAGGTGATGGATCAGCTGGTGCGCCAAGCGCCCTGA
- a CDS encoding ComF family protein: protein MYRALLSFAQTLLIEPRCPICDGPWDSQLLPTTPCTTCLMHLLSLVRDWGLLPLPWCALGPYAGPLRLLLLKLRQPRQGKALGALVQLLSECFALPETAVLVPIPCWKRQRYTPLPQRIALGLGRPTADLLHGIRPGVSQHYLNRRQRQTNLRGAFQASPLKNKVPSARSGSWTTSSRPGPPL from the coding sequence TTGTATCGCGCGCTCCTGAGCTTTGCCCAAACCCTTCTGATCGAGCCCCGCTGCCCGATCTGCGATGGACCTTGGGACAGCCAACTGCTGCCGACGACACCCTGCACCACGTGCCTTATGCACTTGCTCTCCCTTGTCAGGGACTGGGGCTTGCTGCCCTTGCCTTGGTGTGCTCTCGGGCCTTACGCAGGCCCGCTGCGCCTGCTGCTGCTGAAACTGCGTCAACCACGCCAAGGCAAAGCGCTTGGGGCCTTGGTTCAGCTGTTGTCTGAGTGCTTTGCCTTGCCTGAAACAGCAGTGCTGGTGCCGATTCCATGCTGGAAGCGGCAACGCTACACCCCCCTGCCGCAGCGCATCGCCCTGGGATTGGGCCGGCCGACGGCAGATCTGCTGCACGGCATCCGTCCCGGGGTAAGCCAGCACTATCTGAACAGACGCCAACGCCAAACCAACCTGAGGGGTGCCTTCCAAGCCAGCCCCCTCAAAAACAAGGTGCCCTCAGCTCGGTCTGGCTCGTGGACGACATCCTCACGACCGGGTCCACCGCTTTGA
- a CDS encoding DNA-processing protein DprA: MHSPSSGLYVEGDRSLLRHIHARTAIAMVGTRSASDHGLAIAEELGRVLTKAGWPVLSVLA; this comes from the coding sequence GTGCACTCACCCTCTTCCGGGCTCTACGTCGAAGGGGATCGATCGCTGCTTCGGCACATCCATGCCCGTACAGCCATTGCGATGGTGGGCACGCGTTCCGCCTCGGATCATGGTCTTGCCATAGCTGAAGAACTGGGCCGTGTTCTGACCAAAGCGGGTTGGCCCGTCCTTAGTGTTCTTGCTTAA
- a CDS encoding HAD family hydrolase: MAQLLLKGHPIGNFQGVLFDKDGTLSHSEPHLLALADARINKAVNIAQEQAPALKSSELINTLRRTFGVDQGMLDPGGTLAVASRQDNIASTATVFCLLGCSWPQALYLAHTCFDAVDQDGMINSTQSPLIIGARHLLQDLHQQGVTAAVISNDTRSGIADFLAHHQLSGGFAGIWSADDHPRKPDPQAVLELCGRLGLPPQRCALVGDAETDLQMALEAGIGGVIGFTGGWKRAPELPSAQHLLHSWTDLALCTAT, encoded by the coding sequence ATGGCCCAACTTCTGCTGAAGGGACATCCCATTGGCAATTTCCAAGGGGTGCTGTTCGATAAGGACGGCACCCTTTCCCATAGCGAGCCGCATCTGCTGGCCTTGGCAGACGCACGGATCAACAAAGCCGTCAATATTGCTCAGGAACAGGCCCCTGCGCTGAAATCCTCTGAGCTGATCAACACCCTGCGCAGAACATTTGGTGTTGATCAAGGCATGCTCGATCCCGGCGGCACACTGGCGGTTGCTTCCAGGCAGGACAACATCGCCTCGACTGCAACGGTGTTCTGCCTGTTGGGCTGCTCATGGCCCCAGGCTCTCTACCTGGCCCACACCTGCTTCGACGCGGTTGACCAGGACGGCATGATCAACAGCACGCAAAGCCCATTGATCATCGGTGCTAGGCACCTGCTGCAGGACCTGCACCAGCAGGGCGTCACCGCTGCTGTGATCAGCAATGACACCCGATCCGGGATTGCAGACTTCCTGGCTCACCATCAGCTCAGCGGAGGCTTCGCCGGCATCTGGAGTGCTGATGACCATCCGCGCAAACCGGATCCACAGGCCGTTCTGGAGCTGTGCGGCAGGCTTGGCCTACCACCCCAAAGATGTGCATTGGTTGGCGATGCGGAGACCGACCTTCAGATGGCCCTCGAGGCCGGTATCGGCGGCGTGATCGGCTTCACCGGTGGCTGGAAACGTGCTCCGGAACTGCCATCAGCACAGCATCTTCTCCACAGCTGGACCGACCTCGCCCTCTGCACAGCCACGTAA
- a CDS encoding DUF1651 domain-containing protein → MPQLDGPQGDGNGLVPGGGVMQEGWLIDANDHWVWRFHRDNSAWVKDPKVFIDRGRQMPEGPPLLKERRYLRKDAAEQLWRSLQTQGWKKTRPLWGATAEP, encoded by the coding sequence GTGCCGCAACTGGATGGTCCGCAGGGAGACGGAAATGGGTTGGTGCCCGGAGGTGGCGTGATGCAAGAGGGATGGTTGATCGATGCCAATGACCATTGGGTCTGGCGGTTTCACCGGGACAACTCCGCCTGGGTAAAAGATCCGAAGGTCTTTATCGACCGAGGGCGTCAGATGCCCGAAGGTCCGCCGCTGCTCAAGGAGCGTCGATATCTGAGGAAAGACGCCGCAGAGCAGTTGTGGAGGTCTCTTCAGACGCAGGGGTGGAAGAAGACGAGACCGCTTTGGGGCGCAACTGCCGAACCCTGA
- the psbB gene encoding photosystem II chlorophyll-binding protein CP47 yields MGLPWYRVHTVVINDPGRLLAVHLMHTALVAGWAGSMALYELAIFDPSDPVLNPMWRQGMFVMPFMSRLGVTGSWGGWSITGETGVDPGFWSFEGVAAAHIVFSGLMMLAAIWHWTYWDLEIWQDPRTGEPALDLPKIFGIHLLLAGLGCFGFGAFHLTGVFGPGMWISDPYALTGHLEAVQPSWGPEGFNPFNPGGIVAHHIAAGIVGIIAGIFHITTRPPERLYKALRMGNIETVLASAIAAVFFAAFIVAGTMWYGSAATPVELFGPTRYQWDQSYFKTEINRRVQTAIDDGATQEEAFEAIPEKLAFYDYVGNSPAKGGLFRVGPMVNGDGLATAWVGHIAFSDSEGRNLEVRRLPNFFENFPVVLEDEQGIVRADIPYRRAEAKFSFEQQGVIAKVFGGALDGQTFTDPADVKRLARKAQLGEAFDFDRETYNSDGTFRSSPRGWFTFGHATFALLFFFGHIWHGARTLYRDVFAGIDPDLGDQVEFGLFAKLGDKTTRRLPEGYVPPAGTPLN; encoded by the coding sequence ATGGGATTGCCCTGGTATCGGGTGCACACCGTTGTCATTAATGACCCGGGCCGCCTTCTGGCTGTGCACCTCATGCATACAGCCCTCGTAGCCGGCTGGGCCGGCTCCATGGCTCTCTACGAGCTGGCCATTTTCGATCCGTCTGATCCTGTCCTGAACCCAATGTGGCGTCAGGGCATGTTCGTGATGCCCTTCATGTCCCGCCTTGGCGTGACAGGCAGCTGGGGTGGATGGAGCATCACCGGCGAAACGGGTGTTGATCCCGGTTTCTGGAGTTTCGAGGGCGTCGCTGCCGCTCACATCGTTTTCTCCGGCCTAATGATGCTGGCCGCCATCTGGCACTGGACTTACTGGGATCTTGAGATTTGGCAAGATCCCCGCACCGGCGAACCCGCTCTAGATCTGCCAAAGATCTTTGGCATCCACCTGCTTCTCGCTGGACTCGGCTGCTTCGGTTTCGGTGCTTTCCACCTCACTGGCGTATTCGGGCCAGGCATGTGGATCTCTGATCCATATGCATTAACCGGTCATCTCGAGGCGGTTCAACCGTCATGGGGACCCGAAGGCTTCAATCCCTTCAACCCTGGCGGCATTGTTGCTCACCACATTGCTGCTGGCATCGTGGGGATCATCGCCGGCATTTTCCACATCACCACTCGTCCGCCCGAGCGCCTCTACAAAGCGCTTCGGATGGGCAACATCGAAACAGTTCTGGCCAGTGCCATCGCAGCCGTGTTCTTCGCCGCCTTCATCGTGGCTGGAACCATGTGGTACGGCTCTGCTGCAACCCCCGTCGAACTGTTTGGCCCCACTCGTTATCAGTGGGATCAGAGTTACTTCAAAACTGAAATCAACCGTCGCGTTCAAACCGCGATTGACGACGGCGCCACCCAGGAAGAAGCCTTCGAGGCCATCCCTGAGAAGCTCGCCTTCTATGACTACGTCGGTAATAGCCCTGCCAAGGGCGGTCTGTTCCGCGTGGGTCCGATGGTGAACGGCGATGGTCTGGCAACCGCTTGGGTTGGTCACATCGCATTCAGCGACAGCGAAGGTCGCAATCTCGAGGTACGTCGCCTTCCGAATTTCTTCGAGAACTTCCCTGTCGTTCTTGAGGATGAGCAGGGCATCGTCCGTGCCGACATTCCTTACCGTCGTGCGGAAGCCAAGTTCTCCTTCGAACAACAGGGCGTGATCGCCAAGGTGTTCGGTGGCGCACTGGATGGCCAGACCTTCACTGACCCTGCCGACGTGAAGCGCCTAGCACGTAAGGCTCAGCTGGGTGAAGCCTTCGACTTCGACCGTGAGACCTACAACTCTGACGGTACGTTCCGCAGCTCGCCACGCGGCTGGTTCACCTTTGGCCACGCCACCTTCGCGCTGTTGTTCTTCTTCGGCCACATCTGGCACGGTGCCCGCACCCTGTACCGCGACGTGTTTGCTGGAATTGATCCCGACCTCGGAGATCAGGTGGAGTTTGGCCTCTTCGCCAAGCTCGGTGACAAAACCACCCGTCGCCTGCCCGAGGGCTACGTTCCCCCCGCTGGAACTCCCCTCAACTGA
- a CDS encoding DNA-processing protein DprA produces MLGTPLDSVYPAHHRSLQQQVGRQGLLISPSRSGCRVRPGHLAARKRWLVAFAQALVVVECPQRSGALISARLANRM; encoded by the coding sequence GTGTTGGGGACACCCTTGGACAGTGTCTATCCAGCCCACCACAGATCGTTGCAACAGCAGGTCGGCAGGCAAGGGCTGTTGATCAGTCCGAGTCGGTCCGGCTGCCGTGTGCGCCCAGGGCACTTGGCGGCGCGGAAGCGTTGGTTGGTGGCCTTTGCCCAAGCGCTCGTGGTGGTGGAGTGTCCGCAACGAAGCGGGGCACTGATTTCGGCCCGCTTGGCGAACCGGATGTAG